From the Bdellovibrio bacteriovorus genome, one window contains:
- a CDS encoding sensor histidine kinase encodes MSEAYRPNPDRLLAGIKKEEGEKVRGHFRVFFGMCPGVGKTYAMLKAALEQVQQGVDLVVGIVETHGRKETEELLSGLEILPRKDVVYKDTLLKEMDLDAILMRKPRLVLVDELAHTNAPGSRHPKRYQDVLELLEAGIDVYSTVNVQHLESRADLVQQITGVKVQERIPDSVLDLANQIELIDISAQGLLKRMKEGKVYQGDRAVRAEENFFKETHLTALRELALRYTAEQVDQDLQNQMIVQQIPGPWNTQERLLVAVSHSPFAARLIRATRRMAFSLEAPWIALHIENEARLSSEDQSMLLKNLNLARELGAEVVSVKNNNIAESIREISHERNVTQIIMGRPQQGLWSRIKGHGSLLDQLVSKSSDVDVHIIRQQEDSTARKIKWMPPGFHSSLASYWYSLCALLGVSFISGLTVPIIGYRSVGFIFLLSMILIGLMATLGPVLFAAALSALIWNFFFIPPAMTFAISQPEDVMMCLSYFLVAILSGVLADRIRTRDRDLESREKRTRVLYELVREFASAMSVLDVSLAASQSLERIVNGKVKILLTDEDGDLLRKSVNDIKVDDKDFALALWSFENNRHAGWKTETLSESRCLAIPLKAKERSVGVLLFYPREKESLTLDQQHLLENVSAQTAMALDRLRLQKSAEKAKVLEASENLHQALLNSVSHELRTPLTAIIGSASAMADKKLGAQEDLRHQLAEDIVDSSLRLNQVVENLLDMSRLNSGALQLKKEWIDLNDLISGMPAKMGRLVAQHKISVVSFSRPVYVRVDERLIEHVLMNLLTNAIRYSPLGSTITLSLDGGNGAVLSVKDEGPGIPAQHLKKIFEAFYRVPGSATGGVGLGLAIVKALVEAHGGEVYAQNREALAGAEFLIKLPYEKPPQDLMGES; translated from the coding sequence ATGAGTGAAGCATATCGTCCCAATCCCGATCGTTTGTTGGCCGGGATAAAAAAGGAAGAAGGCGAAAAAGTGCGAGGGCACTTTCGCGTTTTTTTTGGGATGTGTCCCGGTGTCGGGAAAACCTATGCGATGTTGAAGGCGGCCTTAGAGCAAGTTCAGCAAGGTGTGGATCTTGTTGTCGGCATTGTTGAAACTCATGGGCGTAAAGAGACGGAAGAACTTCTTTCCGGTCTTGAAATCCTTCCACGGAAAGATGTCGTTTATAAAGACACTCTTTTAAAAGAAATGGATTTGGATGCGATCCTGATGCGCAAGCCTCGTTTGGTCTTGGTGGACGAACTGGCGCACACGAATGCTCCTGGCTCTCGTCATCCGAAAAGATATCAAGATGTGCTTGAGCTTTTGGAAGCGGGCATTGATGTTTATTCCACGGTGAATGTGCAGCATCTAGAAAGTCGCGCGGATTTGGTTCAACAAATCACCGGAGTGAAAGTCCAAGAGCGTATCCCTGATTCTGTTTTAGATCTGGCAAATCAAATCGAACTTATCGATATTTCGGCGCAAGGTCTTTTAAAGCGCATGAAAGAAGGGAAAGTTTATCAAGGGGATCGAGCAGTTCGGGCCGAAGAAAACTTTTTTAAAGAAACTCATCTGACCGCTCTTCGTGAACTGGCTTTGCGTTATACGGCAGAGCAAGTGGACCAGGATCTGCAAAATCAAATGATCGTTCAGCAAATACCAGGCCCCTGGAATACGCAAGAACGGCTTTTGGTTGCCGTTAGTCACAGTCCGTTTGCGGCACGATTGATTCGAGCGACTCGTCGTATGGCATTCAGTCTGGAAGCGCCTTGGATCGCCTTACATATTGAAAATGAAGCGCGTTTAAGTTCTGAAGATCAATCGATGCTTTTGAAAAATTTGAACCTCGCTCGCGAACTGGGTGCAGAAGTTGTTTCAGTCAAAAACAACAACATCGCTGAGAGTATTCGCGAGATTTCTCATGAGCGTAATGTTACGCAAATCATCATGGGGCGACCTCAGCAGGGGTTGTGGAGTCGTATTAAAGGGCATGGATCTTTGCTGGATCAGTTGGTCAGTAAAAGCAGTGATGTGGATGTACACATAATCCGTCAACAGGAAGACTCCACGGCGCGGAAAATAAAATGGATGCCTCCGGGTTTTCATTCTTCGCTGGCTTCTTATTGGTATTCGCTCTGCGCCTTATTGGGGGTGAGCTTTATCAGTGGATTGACCGTTCCCATTATCGGCTACCGTTCGGTCGGATTTATTTTTTTGTTAAGTATGATTTTAATTGGCCTCATGGCTACATTGGGGCCTGTGCTTTTTGCCGCGGCTCTGAGTGCGTTGATTTGGAATTTCTTTTTTATCCCGCCGGCCATGACGTTTGCGATCTCGCAACCTGAAGATGTGATGATGTGTTTGTCTTATTTTCTGGTGGCCATACTCAGTGGTGTTCTTGCGGACCGGATTCGCACGCGGGATAGGGATCTCGAAAGTCGAGAAAAAAGGACTCGTGTTTTGTACGAACTTGTTCGTGAGTTCGCCTCAGCGATGTCTGTTTTAGATGTCAGTCTTGCGGCATCGCAAAGTTTAGAGCGCATCGTGAATGGTAAAGTGAAGATTTTGCTGACGGACGAAGACGGGGATCTTTTAAGAAAATCCGTGAACGACATTAAGGTCGACGACAAGGATTTTGCGTTGGCCCTGTGGTCCTTTGAAAACAACCGTCATGCGGGTTGGAAAACGGAAACTTTATCTGAGTCTCGTTGTCTGGCGATTCCTTTAAAAGCTAAAGAACGTTCGGTCGGAGTGTTATTATTTTATCCTCGTGAAAAAGAAAGCCTGACCTTAGATCAACAACATCTTCTAGAGAATGTGTCGGCTCAAACTGCTATGGCACTGGATCGTCTGCGTTTGCAAAAGAGTGCCGAAAAAGCCAAGGTGCTAGAGGCTTCAGAAAATCTGCATCAAGCTCTTTTAAACTCGGTATCTCATGAATTGCGTACGCCATTGACGGCGATTATTGGATCCGCGTCAGCCATGGCCGATAAAAAACTTGGAGCGCAAGAAGATCTTCGCCATCAGTTGGCTGAAGATATTGTGGACTCGTCCTTAAGGCTGAATCAGGTGGTCGAAAATCTGCTGGACATGTCGCGATTAAACTCGGGCGCTTTGCAGTTGAAAAAGGAATGGATTGATTTAAATGATCTGATTTCGGGTATGCCGGCGAAGATGGGACGGCTGGTTGCGCAACATAAAATTTCTGTCGTGAGTTTTTCACGGCCTGTCTATGTACGAGTGGATGAAAGATTGATTGAACACGTGCTGATGAATCTTTTAACGAATGCCATTCGCTATTCTCCTTTAGGCTCAACAATTACTTTAAGTTTAGATGGCGGTAACGGAGCTGTGCTTTCAGTGAAAGATGAAGGGCCCGGAATCCCGGCTCAGCACTTAAAGAAAATATTTGAAGCTTTCTATCGTGTTCCTGGGAGCGCAACTGGTGGGGTGGGCTTGGGGTTAGCTATTGTTAAAGCATTAGTTGAAGCGCATGGAGGAGAAGTTTATGCTCAAAATAGAGAAGCCCTTGCCGGAGCCGAGTTTTTGATAAAACTTCCTTACGAAAAACCGCCGCAAGATCTCATGGGTGAATCATGA
- the kdpC gene encoding potassium-transporting ATPase subunit KdpC, producing the protein MKQFLISIKIFVVMTFLLGIIYPLAVTFAGKIFFPVQAEGSLIEKNGQVIGSELIAQKFVNPKYFWPRPSAGDYATVASGASNAGPTNESLKSAIAERKVHGAVAEMLFTSGSGLDPHISLLAARSQVQRIVAERKLSQEQTVLVEKLIQEYTEGRQGGLLGEVRVNVLKLNLALDEKL; encoded by the coding sequence ATGAAGCAATTTTTAATTTCTATTAAAATATTCGTAGTCATGACTTTTCTTTTAGGAATCATTTATCCACTCGCGGTGACTTTCGCGGGAAAGATTTTCTTTCCCGTTCAAGCCGAAGGTTCTTTGATTGAAAAAAACGGTCAAGTTATTGGCTCAGAGCTGATCGCGCAAAAGTTCGTGAATCCTAAATATTTCTGGCCGCGTCCTTCAGCTGGGGACTACGCTACTGTGGCATCAGGTGCATCGAATGCGGGTCCAACCAATGAGAGCCTTAAAAGTGCTATCGCCGAGCGGAAAGTCCATGGAGCCGTTGCTGAAATGCTCTTTACGTCCGGCAGTGGTTTAGATCCCCATATTTCTCTGTTGGCGGCGCGCTCGCAGGTTCAACGCATTGTTGCTGAACGCAAGCTGTCGCAAGAGCAAACAGTGCTGGTTGAAAAGCTGATCCAGGAATACACTGAGGGCCGTCAGGGCGGACTTTTGGGTGAAGTCCGGGTGAATGTTCTGAAACTAAACCTGGCACTGGATGAAAAATTATGA
- the kdpB gene encoding potassium-transporting ATPase subunit KdpB, with amino-acid sequence MSASTFSDKKILKQAFFDSFKKLNPEAQWKNPVMFITWIGALVVSFATLYRMKSGASFGFEMQLGLWLWFTVLFANFSEALAEGRGKAQAESMKKTRSHTMARKIFQGREENVASLSLRKGDTVVCEAGDVIPGDGEIIEGIATVDESAITGESAPVVREAGGDRSAVTGGTRVISDRIIIRITADPGNSFLDRMINLVEGAKRQKTPNEIALSILLVSLTLVFVLAVITLKFFADYSAKSAGQDLSDIVTVPVLIALLVCLIPTTIGGLFSAIGISGMDRLIRKNVIAKSGRAVEAAGDIDVLMLDKTGTITLGNRMAFEFKAAAGVELEALAEAAQLASLSDETPEGRSIVVLAKQRFSLRAQNLDPHQAQFVPFTAQTRMSGVDIKTNEGVRALRKGAGDSIQKYVESLGGVFPLDVKNAAEAIARQGGTPLVVVENKKVLGVIHLKDIVKGGIRERFAELRRMGIRTVMVTGDNPLTAAAIAAEAGVDDYIAQATPEMKLQRIRDEQNRGHLVAMTGDGTNDAPALAQADVGVAMNTGTQAAREAGNMVDLDSNPTKLIEIVETGKQLLMTRGALTTFSIANDIAKYFAIIPAMFAGLYVANGEGPLAALNIMRLHSAQSAVLSAVIFNALIIIALIPLALRGVKYRPEGANIILKRNLFIYGFGGVLVPFVGIKIIDICIVGMGWVL; translated from the coding sequence ACTTTTTCAGATAAAAAAATACTTAAACAAGCTTTTTTCGATAGTTTCAAGAAACTAAATCCCGAAGCGCAATGGAAGAATCCCGTGATGTTCATCACGTGGATCGGCGCCTTGGTAGTTAGCTTCGCCACGCTTTACCGAATGAAATCAGGTGCCAGCTTTGGCTTTGAAATGCAATTAGGATTGTGGTTGTGGTTTACAGTTTTATTCGCGAACTTTTCAGAGGCCTTGGCGGAAGGACGCGGGAAGGCACAGGCCGAGTCGATGAAAAAAACGCGCTCGCACACGATGGCTCGTAAAATCTTTCAAGGCCGCGAAGAAAATGTTGCTTCTTTGTCGTTACGAAAAGGAGACACCGTTGTCTGTGAAGCCGGTGATGTCATCCCCGGTGACGGAGAAATCATTGAAGGAATTGCGACGGTCGACGAATCCGCGATCACGGGTGAGTCTGCTCCGGTCGTACGAGAGGCGGGAGGAGACCGTAGTGCTGTCACTGGAGGTACACGCGTAATAAGTGACCGCATCATCATTCGTATTACGGCAGATCCTGGAAATAGTTTTTTAGATCGAATGATCAATCTTGTGGAAGGAGCCAAAAGACAAAAGACTCCAAACGAGATCGCATTAAGCATTCTTTTAGTGTCACTGACGTTGGTGTTTGTTCTAGCTGTTATCACTTTGAAATTCTTTGCAGATTATTCAGCGAAAAGTGCAGGACAAGATCTTTCAGATATTGTAACTGTGCCCGTGTTGATAGCGCTTTTAGTGTGTTTGATTCCGACCACTATCGGTGGACTATTTAGTGCCATTGGTATTAGCGGGATGGATCGCTTGATTCGTAAAAATGTGATCGCGAAAAGTGGACGTGCCGTTGAAGCCGCCGGTGATATCGATGTTTTGATGCTTGATAAAACAGGTACCATTACTTTGGGAAACCGGATGGCTTTTGAATTTAAAGCGGCTGCCGGTGTCGAGCTGGAAGCTTTGGCTGAGGCCGCACAATTAGCGTCGCTGAGTGACGAAACACCCGAGGGACGCTCGATCGTGGTGTTAGCCAAACAAAGATTTTCTTTGCGCGCTCAGAATCTTGACCCTCATCAAGCGCAATTTGTTCCATTCACGGCGCAAACTCGGATGAGTGGTGTTGATATCAAAACAAATGAAGGCGTCCGTGCACTCCGTAAAGGCGCTGGAGACTCGATTCAAAAATACGTGGAGTCTTTAGGAGGAGTTTTTCCGTTGGATGTGAAAAACGCCGCAGAGGCCATTGCCCGCCAAGGGGGAACGCCTTTAGTGGTTGTTGAAAATAAAAAAGTACTTGGGGTGATTCATCTGAAGGACATCGTCAAAGGCGGTATTCGCGAAAGATTTGCTGAGCTTCGACGCATGGGTATTCGTACGGTGATGGTCACAGGAGATAATCCGCTAACTGCGGCGGCCATCGCTGCCGAAGCGGGGGTTGATGACTATATTGCCCAAGCCACGCCGGAAATGAAATTACAACGCATTCGCGATGAACAAAATCGTGGGCACTTGGTAGCGATGACGGGGGACGGGACGAACGATGCTCCGGCACTGGCGCAAGCCGATGTTGGTGTTGCTATGAATACGGGAACACAAGCTGCCAGAGAAGCAGGCAATATGGTCGATTTGGATTCAAATCCAACAAAGCTGATTGAGATTGTTGAAACTGGAAAGCAGCTTTTAATGACTCGAGGGGCGTTAACGACCTTCAGTATCGCTAACGATATCGCCAAATACTTTGCCATCATTCCGGCAATGTTTGCGGGCCTTTACGTGGCCAACGGAGAAGGGCCCCTTGCGGCTCTAAATATTATGCGACTTCATTCAGCGCAAAGTGCGGTTCTGAGTGCCGTGATTTTTAATGCTTTAATTATTATTGCGCTGATTCCTTTGGCTTTACGTGGAGTGAAGTATCGTCCTGAAGGTGCCAACATCATTCTAAAAAGAAATTTATTTATTTATGGATTTGGTGGGGTCCTTGTCCCTTTTGTCGGAATTAAAATCATAGATATTTGCATTGTAGGAATGGGTTGGGTGTTATGA